From a single Chloracidobacterium thermophilum B genomic region:
- a CDS encoding efflux RND transporter periplasmic adaptor subunit, producing the protein MGHREGEQLSVRRCGSNGLAAWGVGGLCLVALVLGVGCQRPAQNQASAATEAPTPVTVARVQVRMRPQSILATGNVVPWRQSAVASAAMGKVVDIPVDVGAVVREGQVLARLDDREARQRLAQAEAALAQAEAAEAQLRARLGLTGEVFDPRQTPEAEAAQAALTAAEAEARLAGATLERYERLARHDNITRAVLDEARTRLEAAQAQVQAARRRYAAILDGLRAEYAGLRAAQARIAEARAAVALAQKAVEDTTVRAPFAGYVAERFANVGEYVTPEKPLMELVVLERLKLELQVPAGEAGRVRRGQAVEATTDAYPDWVIRGEVTTIRPLVEADARRLRVEVIVSNGEQRLRPGMFVTARLLLAERTPWVMAPRAAVRWHPGLGAQVAYVVEGDRARLRVVQVGEGVGGEVEIRSGLEAGERVVVTGLEKLEDGKAVSSTDR; encoded by the coding sequence ATGGGGCACCGGGAAGGGGAGCAGCTTTCAGTGCGCCGATGCGGTAGCAATGGCCTGGCGGCCTGGGGCGTGGGCGGGCTGTGTCTGGTGGCGTTGGTTCTGGGGGTTGGGTGTCAGCGTCCAGCCCAAAACCAGGCGTCGGCCGCAACGGAGGCGCCAACGCCCGTGACGGTGGCGCGCGTGCAGGTGCGGATGCGCCCGCAGTCCATCCTGGCGACGGGAAACGTTGTCCCGTGGCGGCAGTCGGCAGTGGCTTCGGCGGCAATGGGGAAGGTGGTGGACATCCCGGTGGATGTGGGCGCTGTGGTACGGGAAGGGCAGGTGCTGGCGCGACTCGATGACCGCGAAGCGCGGCAGCGGCTGGCACAGGCCGAAGCGGCTCTGGCACAGGCTGAGGCGGCCGAAGCCCAGCTCCGGGCCCGGCTGGGACTCACCGGCGAGGTGTTTGACCCACGTCAGACGCCAGAGGCCGAGGCGGCCCAGGCGGCATTGACCGCAGCGGAAGCCGAGGCGCGGCTGGCCGGGGCCACCCTGGAACGCTACGAGCGGCTGGCCCGCCATGACAACATCACCCGCGCGGTGCTCGACGAAGCCCGCACCCGGCTGGAAGCCGCGCAGGCGCAGGTTCAGGCGGCGCGCCGCCGCTACGCGGCCATCCTGGACGGGTTGCGGGCCGAATATGCCGGTTTACGGGCGGCACAGGCGCGCATTGCCGAAGCGCGGGCGGCCGTGGCACTGGCGCAGAAAGCCGTGGAAGACACCACCGTACGGGCGCCTTTTGCCGGGTATGTGGCCGAGCGGTTTGCCAATGTGGGCGAGTATGTCACGCCGGAGAAGCCCCTGATGGAGTTGGTGGTACTGGAACGGTTGAAGCTGGAGCTTCAGGTACCAGCCGGGGAAGCCGGGCGGGTCCGGCGCGGGCAGGCGGTCGAGGCCACAACCGACGCCTATCCCGACTGGGTCATTCGTGGCGAGGTCACGACGATTCGCCCGCTGGTGGAAGCTGATGCGCGCCGTCTGCGCGTTGAGGTCATCGTGTCGAATGGGGAGCAGCGGTTGCGTCCGGGGATGTTCGTCACGGCGCGGCTGCTGCTGGCGGAGCGTACGCCGTGGGTGATGGCCCCGCGCGCGGCTGTCCGGTGGCATCCGGGTCTGGGCGCGCAGGTGGCGTATGTCGTTGAGGGGGATCGGGCGCGGCTGCGAGTGGTTCAGGTGGGGGAAGGCGTCGGGGGGGAAGTCGAAATCCGGTCCGGTCTGGAAGCCGGCGAACGTGTCGTTGTGACCGGGCTGGAGAAGCTGGAGGACGGGAAAGCTGTTTCCAGTACAGATAGATGA
- a CDS encoding TetR/AcrR family transcriptional regulator yields the protein MTLYRLDGTVRAMRRPSTKSATPAQVTRDELLRATVRVVAEEGLPRLTLDAVARAAGVSKGGLLYHFPTKEALIRALIETFIAEWDRAMAREYARDPEPEKPGRWLRAYVRASFAEVDPNESLTLGLGQGDLASFLAALAVNPELLGLIQTAYDRWHRLLVSDGVDEVTATAVRFAADGIYFAEGFGLAPPVGRQRQQVCDLILAWSAAPGRTGTEMAGA from the coding sequence TTGACACTGTACCGTCTGGACGGTACAGTACGCGCCATGCGTCGTCCTTCAACCAAATCCGCAACTCCAGCCCAGGTGACACGGGATGAACTGCTCCGCGCGACGGTGCGGGTCGTCGCTGAAGAGGGGTTGCCTCGGCTGACCCTTGACGCCGTCGCCCGCGCGGCCGGCGTCAGCAAGGGGGGACTGCTGTACCACTTCCCAACCAAGGAGGCGCTCATCCGGGCGCTGATTGAGACGTTCATTGCTGAGTGGGACCGCGCCATGGCGCGGGAGTATGCCCGTGATCCAGAGCCGGAAAAGCCGGGGCGCTGGTTGCGGGCTTACGTACGGGCTTCCTTTGCCGAGGTCGATCCGAACGAGTCGTTGACCTTGGGCCTGGGGCAGGGCGATCTGGCGAGTTTCCTGGCGGCGCTGGCCGTCAACCCCGAACTGCTGGGACTGATTCAAACGGCCTATGACCGCTGGCATCGGCTGCTGGTGTCCGATGGTGTGGATGAAGTGACAGCCACGGCTGTCCGGTTTGCCGCCGATGGCATCTACTTTGCCGAAGGCTTCGGCCTGGCGCCGCCGGTCGGCCGCCAACGGCAGCAGGTGTGTGACCTGATCCTGGCCTGGAGTGCAGCGCCCGGCCGCACCGGTACGGAAATGGCAGGGGCGTGA
- a CDS encoding HEAT repeat domain-containing protein — MKGLPVLWVLFASFCTAAAIVLTIRWLYRRAAQPRRRPLREILANLEHARPTRRVRAAGELSERTGAEAREAVDALLRRLSDPEPEVRAVVVDTLGKLEDPRASEPLRERLHDDSTEVRGLTVSALVSLRDFAALPEIIRLLDDEDWTIRAWTASEMVRLGREEALETLLAARNREVWRAHLRLCDSAPRVVDERAVSPLLIEMRKAKEMGIRVEAMLALASFGYIPDEEARLVENLVASTEEEHPNLRFQAIAMLGTMEMRRIEPYQQAQRILERLAVRDENALVRAAARHSLKNFTIVRERTIRSLPPPEAMPAVSPVRVEMQSLDMLTSNLKNTALPMRWRYVHALAATRHPKAVVPLIEATHDKEWRVRAAAARGLGLLVGVGETDVRPTLERAAIEDEHFSVRETAELALARITPTSTPRSR; from the coding sequence ATGAAAGGTCTTCCCGTCCTCTGGGTCCTGTTTGCTTCGTTTTGCACGGCGGCGGCAATTGTTCTGACCATACGGTGGCTCTACCGACGGGCAGCACAACCACGCCGGCGTCCCTTACGTGAGATTCTGGCGAACCTGGAGCATGCCCGCCCGACACGTCGGGTACGGGCGGCCGGTGAGTTGTCTGAGCGTACCGGAGCGGAAGCCAGGGAAGCCGTGGATGCGCTGTTGCGGCGGCTGTCTGACCCGGAGCCGGAGGTTCGGGCCGTTGTCGTGGATACGCTGGGCAAACTCGAAGACCCACGGGCCAGTGAACCGCTGCGGGAACGCCTGCATGACGACTCGACCGAAGTGCGCGGATTGACGGTTTCGGCGCTGGTGAGCCTCAGAGATTTTGCGGCGCTGCCGGAAATCATCCGCCTGCTTGACGACGAAGACTGGACGATTCGCGCCTGGACGGCTTCGGAGATGGTCCGGCTGGGTCGTGAGGAGGCGCTGGAAACCCTGTTGGCGGCGCGCAACCGGGAAGTCTGGCGCGCACACCTGCGGCTTTGCGACAGCGCACCCCGCGTCGTGGACGAACGGGCGGTCTCGCCCTTGCTCATCGAGATGCGCAAGGCCAAGGAAATGGGCATCCGGGTTGAGGCCATGCTGGCGCTGGCGAGCTTCGGTTACATCCCGGACGAAGAAGCCCGGCTGGTGGAAAATCTGGTCGCCTCGACGGAAGAAGAACATCCCAACCTGCGCTTTCAGGCCATTGCCATGCTGGGCACGATGGAGATGCGGCGCATCGAGCCGTATCAGCAGGCCCAGCGCATTCTCGAACGTCTGGCCGTGCGGGACGAAAATGCCCTGGTGCGCGCTGCCGCCCGGCACAGCCTCAAAAACTTCACCATTGTCCGTGAGCGGACGATTCGCTCGCTGCCACCGCCGGAGGCCATGCCAGCGGTTTCTCCGGTCCGGGTGGAGATGCAGTCGCTTGACATGCTCACCTCCAACCTCAAGAACACGGCCCTGCCAATGCGCTGGCGCTACGTTCACGCGCTGGCGGCGACGCGCCATCCGAAGGCGGTTGTGCCGTTGATTGAAGCAACACACGACAAGGAATGGCGTGTGCGGGCGGCGGCGGCGCGGGGTCTGGGGCTGCTTGTGGGCGTCGGTGAAACCGACGTGCGGCCGACACTGGAGCGGGCGGCCATCGAGGACGAGCATTTCAGCGTCCGGGAGACGGCCGAGCTGGCGCTGGCACGGATTACCCCGACTTCGACGCCACGTTCCCGGTAA
- a CDS encoding formylglycine-generating enzyme family protein, which yields MLSLATPVGWTAPSQEISTRVGNTQPVRVVRVTPKRVATVIRLSEEDREWNAIRNSNDPQAFKTFLAKYGSGSKYGRLAEQLAENAEIERLRGRDRRYTDAPLIMRELAFDEFQTVDLTPEGNIVNPRILKSEVVAIELDREKGIALELVRIPGGEFRMGSPESEAGRLPNEKLHEVAVPEFYMGRYEVTRRQWAFVAALPKVRDDLPPNPSQPEAPRGRRSPRAPQNNDNTDMLPVENVTWSQAVEFCRRLEKITGKRFRLPTEAEWEYACRAGSTKPFAFGDTLTTRVANINGEVPYGAAKVTPTAGRLLPVGSLGIANAFGLFDMHGNVWEWCQDAFVEDYDNAPTDGSAYDVVNPIYRVRRGGSATYKAELCRCAMRGRAEPERTGPCITCTGGTGLRVAILAEDLKLTDDDAE from the coding sequence GTGCTGAGCCTTGCCACGCCGGTCGGATGGACGGCCCCCAGCCAGGAAATCAGTACGCGGGTGGGCAACACGCAGCCTGTGCGCGTCGTGCGGGTCACACCAAAGCGGGTGGCAACCGTCATACGGCTTTCGGAAGAAGACCGGGAGTGGAACGCCATCCGCAACAGCAACGATCCACAGGCGTTCAAAACGTTCCTGGCCAAGTACGGCTCTGGCAGCAAGTACGGCCGCCTCGCCGAACAACTGGCCGAAAATGCTGAAATCGAGCGCCTGCGCGGCCGGGACAGGCGATACACAGATGCTCCACTCATCATGCGCGAACTGGCCTTTGATGAGTTTCAGACCGTGGACCTCACGCCCGAAGGCAACATCGTCAACCCGCGTATTCTCAAGTCAGAGGTCGTCGCCATTGAACTCGACCGGGAGAAAGGCATTGCCCTGGAGCTGGTACGCATTCCCGGTGGAGAGTTCCGCATGGGATCGCCGGAATCCGAAGCCGGACGCCTGCCCAACGAAAAACTCCACGAGGTGGCTGTGCCGGAGTTCTACATGGGACGCTATGAAGTCACCCGCCGGCAGTGGGCCTTTGTGGCGGCTTTGCCCAAGGTCAGGGATGACCTGCCGCCGAATCCCTCCCAGCCGGAAGCGCCGCGTGGACGACGCTCGCCCCGCGCGCCCCAGAACAATGACAATACGGACATGCTCCCGGTGGAAAACGTCACCTGGTCGCAGGCGGTGGAGTTCTGCCGCCGCCTCGAAAAGATCACCGGCAAACGGTTCCGGCTGCCGACCGAAGCGGAATGGGAATATGCCTGCCGGGCCGGCTCCACAAAGCCCTTTGCGTTTGGCGACACCCTCACGACGCGCGTCGCCAACATCAATGGCGAAGTGCCCTACGGTGCCGCCAAAGTGACGCCCACGGCCGGACGCCTGCTGCCCGTCGGCTCACTGGGCATTGCCAACGCCTTCGGACTGTTTGACATGCACGGCAACGTCTGGGAATGGTGCCAGGATGCCTTTGTCGAGGATTACGATAATGCGCCGACGGATGGCAGCGCCTACGATGTCGTCAATCCAATCTATCGCGTACGGCGCGGCGGCAGCGCCACATACAAGGCCGAGCTGTGCCGCTGCGCCATGCGCGGACGGGCCGAACCCGAACGCACCGGCCCCTGCATCACCTGCACCGGCGGCACCGGACTGCGGGTTGCCATTCTGGCGGAAGACCTGAAACTCACGGATGATGACGCAGAATGA
- the aat gene encoding leucyl/phenylalanyl-tRNA--protein transferase has product MPILEFPPVEEADEHGLLAVGGDLHVSSLLLAYSNGIFPWPHEGYPMLWFAPAERAILDFDDFHIPSRLARYLKKVNYTFHINTDFAAVIHACRTSVRKRQQGTWITPEIEAAYTALHEAGHAHSFEARTPDGELVGGMYGVMIGRAFSGESMFFRAPHASKFVIVETVAYFRQHGMTWFDIEVMTPHMALFGAKEIPRAEFMRRLKQAIAQPPIPLPPPRRRRIPHSALFS; this is encoded by the coding sequence ATGCCCATTCTGGAGTTTCCACCGGTCGAAGAAGCCGATGAACATGGACTGTTGGCGGTGGGGGGCGACCTTCACGTGTCTTCCCTGCTGCTGGCCTACAGCAACGGCATTTTCCCCTGGCCACACGAAGGCTACCCCATGCTCTGGTTTGCGCCGGCAGAACGGGCCATTCTGGATTTTGACGACTTTCACATCCCCTCCCGCCTGGCGCGTTACCTGAAAAAGGTCAACTATACCTTCCACATCAACACGGACTTCGCGGCGGTCATCCACGCCTGCCGCACCAGCGTGCGCAAGCGCCAGCAGGGAACCTGGATTACACCGGAAATCGAAGCCGCCTACACGGCGCTCCATGAAGCCGGCCACGCCCACAGCTTTGAGGCGCGTACCCCGGATGGAGAACTTGTTGGCGGCATGTATGGCGTCATGATCGGGCGGGCCTTTTCCGGTGAGAGTATGTTCTTCCGCGCACCGCATGCGTCAAAGTTCGTCATTGTGGAAACCGTCGCCTACTTCCGCCAGCACGGAATGACCTGGTTTGACATCGAAGTGATGACCCCCCACATGGCGTTGTTCGGCGCAAAGGAAATCCCACGGGCCGAATTCATGCGGCGGCTCAAACAGGCCATTGCCCAACCGCCCATCCCGTTGCCGCCGCCCAGACGGCGGCGCATACCCCATTCAGCCCTGTTTTCCTGA